Proteins co-encoded in one Anabaena sphaerica FACHB-251 genomic window:
- the typA gene encoding translational GTPase TypA, translating into MTLPIRNVAIIAHVDHGKTTLVDALLKQSGIFREGEDVPDCVMDSNALERERGITILSKNTAVRYKETLINIVDTPGHADFGGEVERVLGMVDGCLLIVDANEGPMPQTRFVLKKALEKGLRPIVVVNKIDRGQADPHVAVDKVLDLFLELGADEDQCDFPYLFASGMGGYAKESLEAESVDMQPLFEAILRHVPAPVGDPNKPLQLQVTTLDYSEYLGRIVIGRIHNGTIRAGQQAALVVEDGSIVKGKITKLMGFEGLKRVEMAEATAGYIVAVAGFADAYIGETITDPNEPQALPLIKVDEPTLQMTFWVNDSPFAGQEGKLVTSRQVRDRLFRELETNVALRVEETDSPDKFLVSGRGELHLGILIETMRREGFEFQVSQPQVIYRTINGQPCEPYELLVLDVPGDAVGSCIERLGQRKGEMQDMQPGAGDRTQLEFVIPARGLIGFRGEFMRMTRGEGIMNHSFLEYRQLSGNIEARNKGVLISFEEGVSTFYAMKNAEDRGAFFITPGTKVYRGMIVGEHNRPQDLELNICKTKQLTNHRAAGGDELVQLQAPIDMSLERALEYIGPDELVEVTPQSIRLRKMAKKLAKR; encoded by the coding sequence ATGACGCTCCCAATTCGTAACGTCGCCATTATCGCTCACGTTGACCACGGCAAAACCACTTTGGTTGATGCTCTTCTGAAACAGTCCGGCATTTTCCGCGAAGGCGAAGACGTTCCGGATTGTGTCATGGACTCCAACGCATTGGAGAGGGAACGAGGAATTACTATTCTTTCTAAAAATACAGCGGTTCGCTACAAAGAAACCCTGATCAATATTGTTGATACCCCTGGACACGCTGACTTCGGCGGAGAAGTAGAACGGGTACTCGGCATGGTAGACGGTTGTCTGCTGATTGTTGATGCCAATGAAGGACCAATGCCCCAAACCCGCTTTGTACTCAAAAAAGCTTTGGAAAAAGGTCTGCGTCCCATTGTTGTTGTCAACAAAATTGACCGTGGCCAAGCTGACCCCCACGTTGCTGTGGATAAGGTTTTGGATCTGTTCTTGGAATTGGGTGCAGATGAAGATCAGTGTGATTTTCCCTATCTGTTCGCTTCCGGCATGGGAGGTTATGCCAAGGAAAGCTTGGAAGCAGAATCGGTAGATATGCAGCCTTTGTTTGAGGCTATTCTGCGTCATGTTCCCGCACCTGTGGGAGATCCTAACAAACCTCTGCAATTACAAGTTACCACCCTAGATTATTCTGAATATCTGGGACGGATTGTAATTGGTAGAATCCACAACGGTACTATTCGCGCTGGACAACAAGCTGCTTTAGTCGTAGAAGATGGCAGCATTGTCAAAGGTAAAATTACCAAGTTGATGGGATTTGAAGGCTTGAAACGAGTGGAAATGGCAGAAGCCACCGCAGGTTATATTGTGGCTGTGGCTGGTTTTGCAGATGCTTACATCGGGGAAACCATTACAGACCCCAACGAACCCCAAGCGTTACCACTCATTAAAGTGGATGAACCAACATTGCAAATGACCTTCTGGGTAAATGATTCACCTTTTGCGGGTCAAGAAGGTAAGTTGGTAACATCTCGCCAAGTGCGCGATCGCTTATTCCGGGAATTAGAAACCAACGTTGCTTTACGCGTTGAAGAAACCGATTCTCCTGATAAATTCTTGGTTTCCGGTCGGGGTGAATTACACCTGGGTATCTTAATTGAAACCATGCGTCGTGAAGGCTTTGAGTTCCAAGTATCTCAGCCACAAGTAATTTACCGGACAATTAACGGTCAACCATGTGAACCTTACGAACTTCTCGTTTTAGACGTTCCCGGTGATGCCGTTGGTAGCTGTATTGAACGTCTGGGACAACGCAAAGGCGAAATGCAAGATATGCAACCTGGTGCTGGCGATCGCACACAATTAGAGTTTGTGATTCCTGCCCGTGGTTTGATTGGTTTCCGGGGTGAGTTTATGCGGATGACTCGTGGTGAAGGCATCATGAACCACAGTTTCCTAGAATACCGTCAACTTTCTGGCAACATTGAAGCCCGCAACAAAGGCGTTTTAATTTCCTTTGAAGAAGGTGTTTCAACTTTCTACGCCATGAAAAACGCAGAAGATAGAGGCGCATTCTTTATCACTCCTGGAACCAAGGTTTATAGAGGCATGATTGTGGGAGAACACAATCGTCCCCAAGACTTGGAATTGAATATCTGTAAAACCAAGCAGCTAACTAACCACCGTGCGGCTGGTGGTGATGAACTCGTACAGTTGCAAGCACCTATAGATATGAGCTTGGAACGTGCGTTGGAATATATCGGACCCGATGAGTTGGTGGAAGTTACACCACAATCTATTCGTCTCCGCAAGATGGCGAAGAAGTTAGCTAAACGCTAA
- a CDS encoding type II toxin-antitoxin system death-on-curing family toxin: MIRYLTLVEVLYLHRQVIQQSGGALGIRDLGLLESAVAQPKMTFGGDDLYPTVIDKASALGFSLIKNHALVDGNKRTAHAAMETFLVLNGLEIVAAVDEQEQMVLMLADSQLGREDLTGWLKQNVAPVAPI; the protein is encoded by the coding sequence ATGATCCGTTACCTAACATTAGTTGAAGTCCTGTATCTACACCGTCAGGTAATACAGCAGTCTGGGGGAGCTTTGGGTATAAGAGATTTAGGTTTATTAGAATCTGCTGTAGCTCAACCAAAAATGACTTTTGGGGGAGATGATTTGTATCCTACAGTCATTGATAAGGCTTCTGCGTTAGGTTTCTCTCTGATCAAGAATCATGCCTTAGTTGATGGTAACAAGCGTACTGCTCATGCAGCAATGGAAACTTTTCTGGTTTTGAACGGGTTAGAAATCGTTGCGGCGGTTGATGAGCAAGAACAAATGGTACTGATGTTAGCAGATAGCCAGTTAGGGCGTGAAGATTTGACTGGCTGGTTGAAGCAAAATGTTGCACCAGTTGCACCAATTTAA